The following proteins come from a genomic window of Panicum hallii strain FIL2 chromosome 8, PHallii_v3.1, whole genome shotgun sequence:
- the LOC112903329 gene encoding ras-related protein RGP2 translates to MGGRVDHEYSYLFKMVLIGDSGVGKSNILSRFTRNHFSLDSKSTIGVEFATKSLQMEGKTIKAQIWDTAGQERYRAITSAYYRGAVGALLVYDITKRQSFDNVHRWLRELRDHADSSIVIMMVGNKSDLIHLRAVSEDEGKALAEKEGLFFLETSALEAVNVEEAFQTIISEVYGIVNRKALAAKEAAAAAAPLPSQGKTINIDSTAGNTKKACCST, encoded by the exons ATGGGCGGGCGGGTGGATCACGAGTACTCGTACCTTTTCAAGATGGTGCTCATCGGGGACAGCGGCGTCGGCAAGTCCAACATCCTCTCTCGCTTCACGCGCAACCACTTCTCCCTCGACTCCAAATCCACCATCGGCGTCGAGTTCGCCACCAAGTCCCTGCAG ATGGAGGGCAAAACAATAAAGGCTCAGATCTGGGACACAGCCGGGCAGGAGAGGTACCGTGCCATTACAAGTGCGTACTACCGTGGTGCTGTTGGAGCTCTACTTGTATATGACATCACAAAGAGGCAGAGCTTTGACAATGTTCACAGGTGGCTGCGTGAGCTCCGCGACCATGCTGATTCCAGCATTGTGATCATGATGGTCGGCAACAAGTCTGACCTGATACATTTGAGGGCTGTCTCTGAGGATGAAGGCAAAGCGTTGGCAGAAAAGGAAGGGTTATTCTTCCTGGAAACATCAGCTTTGGAGGCGGTAAACGTGGAGGAAGCGTTCCAGACTATCATCTCGGAGGTCTATGGCATTGTGAACAGGAAAGCGCTGGCTGCCAAAGAAGCGGCAGCTGCAGCAGCTCCACTACCTTCCCAGGGCAAGACCATCAACATTGACAGCACTGCAGGAAATACAAAGAAGGCATGCTGCTCTACTTAA